In Halorussus limi, a genomic segment contains:
- a CDS encoding AAA family ATPase: MKITEVALEDIKSYEGRTVVSIEGGVTAILGENGAGKSTIQEAIGFALFDSLPFNNKDFVREDASSGTVEVTFEQETAKGQQRFRVTRSAGRSNYGVHRYDSENEEWINQDIDSKSQLIKWLCARFDVEDKEELQSLWKSCIGVPQTRFLSDFADNPKPRKEKFDALLNLDAYEESWNRLKDIPDAIEQEEQKLREEIAGLTSTVQDLPDKRAKAESLADEVASIEAEIERKTDELTEKKTEHEELEAVQNEIDSLEQEVRSQEQEIEATKRELEAAEKELRAAQKAQEKCEENREGYRRHEEASKRLDELEERESERDTLAERKDEQKQEVSSVEFEVNQLEDDLETLQSAQETLEEREDEKQRYEELDEKINSLQQREGEVEELQERIDDLTGDISEKQEKVESLEAKVEVIEEEWEATTRPGELDEKINERKARRKQLKNEREQLEEQLERLRDTDVDAPCPTCDRPLKEEHRSDAIDQREERIEDIDTERKELSEELSVLRDRREEARNVKQRADKLPVHREKIESLEGEVENLQAEKSEAEETLEDLEEELAELPELEAERDELQEAYDEYETAEFRVQEHADIPDELEEKRAELDATNSKLEEINDELAEYEGLDEKLAEVKETLEETESAYQTYIKHEQQASQVEERQQAVNETEEELAELKDALDETKAELEETKAAFDEERLQALESNIEDLKGEIERAKGSLEEKKENLTETREETQRLETALEERQEKLQQLKELKADHQFAEWVRENVREAGPKMREIITDRIGARANELFRTIRGASAETLEWTSDYEIVVHDADVKKSFSTLSGGEKMAAALAVRLAILEQLASVGVAFLDEPTANLDRQKKRNLVSQLKQLDSFEQLTVISHDETFDSMTDYTISVTKDRQTSEVTVN, from the coding sequence ATGAAGATTACTGAGGTAGCGTTAGAGGATATCAAGTCGTACGAGGGGCGGACAGTCGTGTCGATTGAAGGCGGTGTGACCGCAATCCTCGGTGAGAACGGCGCGGGGAAATCGACGATTCAGGAAGCGATTGGGTTCGCATTATTTGACTCGCTGCCGTTCAACAATAAGGACTTCGTGCGCGAGGACGCGAGTTCTGGGACTGTTGAGGTCACATTTGAGCAGGAGACCGCAAAGGGACAGCAACGCTTCCGCGTGACGCGGTCAGCCGGGCGGTCAAACTACGGCGTCCACAGGTACGATTCCGAGAACGAAGAGTGGATCAACCAAGACATCGATTCCAAATCCCAACTCATCAAATGGTTGTGCGCCCGGTTCGACGTCGAAGATAAAGAGGAGCTGCAGAGCCTGTGGAAGTCGTGTATCGGCGTTCCGCAGACACGATTCCTCTCTGACTTTGCGGACAATCCGAAGCCACGGAAGGAGAAGTTCGATGCGCTGCTGAATCTGGATGCGTACGAAGAGTCCTGGAATCGGCTCAAGGACATTCCGGATGCGATTGAGCAGGAGGAACAGAAGCTCCGTGAGGAGATTGCAGGGCTCACGAGTACGGTACAGGACCTGCCGGACAAGCGGGCGAAAGCGGAATCGCTGGCCGACGAGGTCGCATCAATCGAAGCCGAGATTGAGCGGAAAACCGACGAGCTGACTGAGAAAAAAACAGAGCACGAAGAGTTAGAAGCCGTCCAGAATGAAATCGACAGCCTCGAACAGGAGGTGCGGTCACAGGAGCAGGAGATCGAGGCTACCAAGCGAGAGCTAGAAGCTGCAGAGAAGGAACTTCGCGCCGCTCAGAAGGCACAGGAGAAATGTGAGGAGAACCGTGAGGGGTATCGCCGGCACGAGGAAGCGAGTAAGCGGCTGGACGAGCTGGAGGAACGAGAGAGCGAGCGGGACACGCTTGCTGAGCGGAAAGACGAGCAGAAACAGGAGGTCTCGTCGGTCGAATTCGAGGTGAACCAGCTTGAAGATGACTTAGAGACGCTGCAGTCGGCGCAGGAAACGTTGGAGGAGCGTGAGGACGAGAAACAGCGGTACGAAGAACTTGACGAGAAGATCAACTCGCTACAGCAGCGTGAGGGCGAGGTCGAGGAACTACAGGAACGAATCGACGATCTCACCGGAGATATTAGCGAGAAGCAAGAGAAGGTGGAGTCGCTCGAAGCGAAAGTTGAGGTCATCGAGGAAGAGTGGGAGGCGACGACGCGTCCGGGGGAACTCGACGAGAAGATTAACGAGCGGAAGGCGCGCCGGAAGCAACTGAAGAACGAACGGGAACAGCTCGAAGAGCAGTTGGAGCGACTGCGAGATACGGATGTGGATGCGCCGTGTCCGACGTGTGACCGACCACTGAAGGAGGAACACCGGTCGGACGCAATCGACCAGCGCGAAGAACGGATCGAAGATATCGACACAGAACGTAAGGAGCTCAGCGAGGAACTCTCTGTTCTACGCGACCGTCGGGAGGAGGCCCGAAACGTCAAGCAACGTGCCGATAAGCTCCCGGTTCACCGTGAGAAGATCGAATCGTTGGAAGGAGAGGTCGAGAATCTCCAGGCAGAGAAGTCGGAGGCAGAGGAGACACTAGAGGACCTCGAAGAAGAACTGGCGGAACTGCCAGAACTCGAAGCAGAACGGGATGAACTGCAGGAAGCGTATGACGAGTACGAGACTGCGGAGTTCCGAGTGCAGGAGCACGCGGACATCCCTGACGAATTAGAGGAGAAACGGGCAGAGCTTGATGCTACCAACTCGAAGTTGGAGGAGATCAACGACGAGTTGGCGGAATACGAAGGGCTGGACGAGAAACTGGCCGAGGTCAAGGAGACACTGGAGGAGACCGAGTCGGCGTATCAGACGTACATCAAGCACGAGCAACAGGCCTCCCAGGTAGAGGAACGGCAACAGGCCGTCAACGAGACGGAAGAGGAACTGGCCGAGCTCAAAGACGCCCTTGACGAGACGAAAGCCGAGCTCGAAGAGACGAAAGCAGCGTTCGACGAGGAGCGACTTCAGGCGCTTGAGTCGAACATCGAGGACCTCAAAGGTGAGATAGAGCGAGCGAAAGGCTCGCTCGAAGAAAAGAAGGAGAATCTCACCGAGACGCGCGAGGAAACCCAGCGCTTAGAGACGGCGTTGGAGGAACGGCAGGAGAAGCTCCAGCAGTTGAAGGAGCTGAAAGCCGATCACCAGTTCGCGGAGTGGGTCCGGGAGAATGTTCGGGAGGCAGGGCCGAAGATGCGGGAAATCATCACCGACCGAATCGGGGCGCGGGCGAACGAGTTGTTCCGGACGATCCGCGGTGCGTCCGCGGAAACGCTTGAGTGGACGAGTGATTACGAGATCGTCGTTCACGACGCGGACGTGAAGAAGTCGTTCTCGACGCTAAGCGGTGGTGAGAAGATGGCGGCTGCGCTCGCGGTTCGGCTCGCCATCCTCGAACAGCTGGCGTCGGTCGGCGTCGCGTTCCTGGACGAGCCGACGGCGAATCTCGACCGGCAGAAGAAACGCAACCTGGTGTCACAACTGAAGCAGCTGGATAGCTTCGAGCAGCTCACTGTCATCAGTCACGACGAGACGTTCGACTCGATGACGGACTACACGATCTCCGTGACGAAAGACCGGCAGACGTCGGAGGTGACGGTCAATTAA
- a CDS encoding DNA double-strand break repair nuclease NurA, with product MPIDKRGVASELEANVETIESYLEDDSGIVERYLDAFQRLPDEWTSDEIRMALQDTSYPGAYPTDAFDNATNVIVPHPESDGWENHEEVNEWARDIVRDVPVMAVDGSQLPPTTQFNVPVAYVQSAWAVNHHHAEGRLDRSVEGRLLTPDEVTQESEDGDYRFVDSQLVGHHRYEHEGQLLIEKLSDLAAARDAGDIEYAPIVFYDGPLIASFANPLKPETRERYLSTLSRVIAASQHHEIPLVGYVAGSSATELVKMTRLLWREEFEDDRVIPDAHVLAELMSPWGDTTVPFISKRDGSVDALQATYEGETYEFRDDILFSYLNVPPGAGLDRIEFPGWLCRRDGPDGYESMYEYTVEIVRAEAGIGRGYPEILQQVDSDAVLDHQDRQEFHRVVQRWAESNDVPLEWNAKALSKELRRR from the coding sequence ATGCCGATTGATAAACGCGGGGTCGCCAGCGAGTTAGAGGCCAACGTCGAGACGATTGAGTCGTACCTGGAAGACGACTCCGGAATCGTCGAACGCTACTTGGACGCGTTTCAGCGCCTCCCAGACGAGTGGACGAGCGATGAGATTCGAATGGCGTTACAGGACACGTCGTATCCGGGCGCATACCCCACGGACGCGTTCGACAACGCGACCAATGTCATCGTTCCGCACCCGGAGAGTGACGGATGGGAAAACCATGAGGAAGTCAACGAGTGGGCACGCGACATCGTCCGGGACGTGCCCGTGATGGCTGTCGACGGGTCACAGCTCCCGCCGACCACGCAGTTCAACGTCCCGGTCGCATACGTGCAGTCGGCATGGGCGGTGAATCATCACCACGCGGAAGGCCGACTCGACCGGAGCGTCGAAGGACGACTACTGACGCCTGACGAGGTGACACAGGAATCGGAAGACGGCGATTACCGGTTCGTCGATTCGCAGCTCGTCGGTCATCATCGCTACGAACACGAAGGGCAGCTCCTGATCGAGAAGTTGTCAGATCTGGCCGCTGCTCGTGACGCGGGAGATATCGAATACGCGCCAATCGTGTTCTACGACGGGCCGTTGATCGCGTCGTTTGCGAACCCGTTGAAGCCTGAAACCCGGGAGCGATATCTCTCGACGTTGAGCCGGGTGATCGCGGCAAGCCAACACCATGAAATTCCGCTGGTCGGATACGTCGCGGGTTCGAGTGCGACGGAGTTGGTGAAAATGACGCGGCTCCTGTGGCGTGAGGAGTTCGAAGATGATCGCGTCATTCCGGACGCTCACGTACTGGCAGAGTTGATGAGTCCCTGGGGCGACACGACGGTTCCGTTTATCTCGAAGCGAGACGGAAGTGTCGACGCGTTACAGGCGACGTACGAGGGTGAGACCTACGAGTTCCGTGATGACATTCTGTTCTCGTATCTGAACGTGCCACCGGGGGCTGGACTAGACCGTATCGAATTCCCCGGGTGGCTGTGCCGTCGTGACGGTCCTGACGGGTACGAGTCGATGTACGAGTACACCGTCGAGATTGTCCGCGCAGAGGCCGGTATCGGGCGCGGCTACCCCGAGATCCTCCAGCAGGTGGACAGTGATGCTGTGCTGGACCACCAAGACCGCCAAGAGTTTCACCGGGTCGTGCAGCGCTGGGCCGAATCGAACGACGTGCCACTGGAATGGAACGCCAAGGCACTAAGCAAGGAACTCCGCCGCCGATGA
- a CDS encoding ATP-binding protein, with product MSGKSSVVGTVAGPGDDPNEFVFVTPADKSIKTGEFITYTVSVDGGNRSVLARVTNRELIRGLPEGFLADPEVGPDTVAATLGVPTDDTELYRLTATVIGYYDTEMTTFANPRQLPAPGTPLSIAPDQQLETVLPNLGCETDSTDVTELEGTAHLGWLLNRSPKATNIHIPIEEFASTHLAILASTGSGKSYTASVLIEEMMGADSRASLLVFDPHGEYDTLAEMQGNEAFRGEDGYEPEVVYYDPERLRVRISELEIGDVMAVLDNPSNRMQERLSTAWRAMQRQESRTWGIDELIGEMEARYGEDDASVGALEWRLRQSIERNDLFHPEDNVPLNEIVDPGQCTVLQMDTLDRWNQQLITTVLLRRMYRERLDAVRDRDSQIEHPLFALFEEGHRFAPASGDAPSLGIMRTITSEGRKFGFGLGIISQRPSKIDQDVLSQCGTQISMQIKNPNDQDAIKNSVEAAGEDVLRELPGLTPGQAVVSGDAMNTPALIQVRQRRTSHGAGSRPVIEEWRDAYDQRQREPTQSEAADFGEGDSTGVQSLD from the coding sequence ATGTCCGGGAAGTCCTCCGTTGTCGGTACTGTTGCCGGACCAGGTGATGACCCGAACGAGTTCGTCTTCGTCACCCCTGCGGACAAGTCGATAAAGACCGGGGAGTTCATCACCTACACTGTCTCCGTCGATGGAGGGAACCGGTCTGTGCTCGCCAGGGTAACGAACCGTGAGTTGATTCGCGGGCTACCCGAGGGCTTTCTCGCAGATCCCGAGGTTGGTCCAGATACGGTCGCGGCAACCCTCGGCGTCCCGACCGACGACACCGAATTGTACCGGCTGACGGCGACGGTCATCGGGTACTATGACACTGAGATGACCACGTTCGCTAATCCGCGACAGCTCCCGGCCCCAGGGACACCACTATCGATTGCTCCCGACCAACAGCTCGAAACAGTTCTCCCGAACCTCGGCTGCGAGACGGACAGTACTGACGTCACGGAGCTAGAAGGGACTGCGCACCTGGGATGGTTACTGAATCGGTCACCGAAGGCGACGAATATCCACATTCCAATTGAGGAGTTCGCTTCGACGCACCTGGCAATCCTCGCATCCACTGGGAGCGGGAAATCGTACACAGCCTCTGTGTTGATCGAGGAAATGATGGGGGCTGATTCCCGTGCCTCACTACTCGTGTTCGACCCGCACGGGGAATACGATACCCTCGCGGAGATGCAGGGGAACGAGGCATTCCGAGGCGAGGACGGGTACGAGCCGGAGGTCGTATACTACGACCCTGAACGACTTCGGGTTCGTATCTCGGAACTGGAGATAGGCGACGTCATGGCCGTCTTAGACAATCCGAGCAACCGGATGCAAGAGCGTTTGTCGACGGCATGGCGTGCGATGCAGCGACAGGAGAGTCGGACGTGGGGTATCGATGAGCTTATCGGTGAAATGGAAGCGAGATACGGGGAGGATGACGCGAGTGTCGGTGCGTTAGAGTGGCGACTTCGCCAGTCGATTGAGCGGAACGATCTGTTCCACCCCGAAGACAACGTTCCGCTGAACGAGATCGTGGATCCAGGTCAGTGTACAGTGTTGCAGATGGATACGTTGGATCGGTGGAATCAGCAACTCATCACGACCGTTCTCTTGCGACGGATGTATCGAGAGCGGCTCGATGCCGTCCGAGACCGAGACTCTCAGATTGAACATCCGCTCTTCGCGCTGTTCGAAGAGGGGCACCGGTTCGCACCAGCGTCTGGTGATGCGCCGTCACTTGGAATCATGCGAACGATCACGTCCGAGGGCCGCAAGTTCGGCTTCGGGCTGGGAATCATCAGTCAACGTCCGTCGAAGATCGACCAAGACGTGCTGTCACAGTGCGGGACGCAGATCTCGATGCAAATCAAGAACCCGAATGACCAGGACGCGATCAAGAACTCTGTTGAGGCTGCCGGTGAAGACGTTCTCCGTGAGTTACCTGGTCTGACGCCTGGGCAAGCGGTCGTCTCTGGCGATGCGATGAATACGCCGGCGCTGATACAAGTTCGGCAGCGCCGGACGTCCCACGGGGCAGGGAGCCGTCCCGTTATTGAGGAATGGCGTGACGCCTACGATCAGCGGCAGCGTGAACCGACACAGTCCGAAGCAGCCGACTTTGGTGAAGGCGATTCGACCGGTGTCCAGAGTCTGGATTGA
- a CDS encoding ATP-binding protein, with protein MTFYDREAELDTLTAAVETPGADFIVVYGRRRVGKTELLKEFCANRPHIYFLAAQEAEHRQREKFLDQIADHFDERVPRIDGWDEAFEYLGEQLQREDLVVVIDEFPYLVAENDSLPSYVQAFVDQELDGTDSMLVLCGSSVSTMESEILGHESPLYGRRTAQLDVTPFSFQQARAVISYDIQDAIRSYAVTGGTPMYLTLFDYTQSLAANIQSHVLSPSAVLYNEPEFLLRTELRSPARYMSILEAVALGHTTPNEISGATGIDSGPLSKYLQTLRRLRLVKRDVPVTASGKKSKRSRYRVADEFLRFWFRYVEPNRSSIEEAPEIVYDGTIEPDLPIHVATTFEDVCQEAVWEGIRRGTFDPYSEVGRWWYGEEEIDIVGLAPNDDRVLLAECKWTTEPVGEDLVQSLRAKAENVRWGPPDRNERFALFSKSGFVDGLEAQLDDSWSLFSVADLDDLLMPS; from the coding sequence ATGACCTTCTACGACCGGGAGGCGGAACTCGACACCCTCACCGCCGCGGTGGAGACCCCTGGTGCGGACTTTATCGTTGTTTACGGGCGACGTCGAGTCGGGAAGACGGAACTCCTCAAAGAATTCTGTGCCAACCGTCCCCACATATACTTCCTCGCCGCGCAGGAGGCCGAACATAGACAGCGAGAGAAGTTCCTCGACCAGATCGCAGACCACTTCGACGAGCGCGTCCCGCGAATCGACGGGTGGGACGAGGCGTTCGAATACCTCGGGGAGCAACTCCAGCGTGAGGATCTCGTCGTCGTCATCGACGAGTTCCCATATCTCGTCGCAGAGAACGACTCGCTCCCGTCGTACGTACAAGCGTTCGTCGACCAGGAACTCGATGGGACGGATTCGATGCTCGTACTCTGTGGGTCGAGCGTGAGTACGATGGAATCAGAGATATTGGGTCACGAGAGCCCACTATACGGGCGACGAACGGCGCAACTCGACGTGACGCCGTTTTCGTTTCAACAGGCCCGAGCGGTCATCTCGTACGACATCCAGGATGCGATTCGCTCGTATGCCGTCACGGGTGGCACCCCGATGTACCTCACGCTGTTCGACTACACACAGTCGCTCGCGGCGAATATTCAGTCGCACGTACTGTCACCGTCTGCAGTGCTGTATAACGAACCCGAGTTCCTCCTGCGCACCGAACTTCGAAGCCCAGCTCGGTACATGAGCATCCTCGAAGCGGTCGCACTGGGCCATACGACCCCGAACGAGATCTCCGGCGCAACTGGGATCGATTCGGGACCGCTCTCGAAGTACTTACAGACACTTCGTCGACTTCGGCTCGTCAAACGAGATGTCCCAGTCACGGCCTCGGGGAAGAAATCCAAGCGGTCACGGTACCGGGTGGCTGATGAGTTCCTTCGGTTCTGGTTTCGATACGTCGAGCCGAATCGATCCAGTATCGAGGAAGCACCGGAGATCGTGTACGACGGGACGATTGAGCCGGATCTCCCAATCCACGTCGCAACCACGTTCGAAGACGTGTGCCAAGAAGCCGTCTGGGAAGGGATTCGACGCGGCACGTTCGACCCGTACTCGGAGGTCGGTCGCTGGTGGTACGGCGAAGAAGAGATCGACATCGTCGGACTGGCACCGAACGACGACCGAGTCCTCCTCGCCGAATGTAAATGGACGACGGAGCCGGTTGGGGAAGACCTCGTCCAGAGTCTGCGAGCAAAGGCAGAGAACGTCCGATGGGGGCCGCCGGATCGAAACGAGCGGTTCGCCCTCTTCTCGAAAAGCGGGTTCGTCGACGGACTCGAAGCACAACTCGACGACTCGTGGTCCCTTTTCAGCGTAGCGGACCTCGACGACCTACTCATGCCGTCCTGA
- a CDS encoding restriction endonuclease: protein MPVLDDLSGFEFEDVMEDVFRNLGYENVRQAERTADEGRDILMEEVVDGTRRGIVVECKHTGSVGRPVVQKLHSAIATFEFDGPKRGMVVTTGRFTDPAVEYAERLQRNDDPYPIELLDGVDLREIADEIGLDLYNGRIEILCDETLRPYDPATSVTAPVKEAFQDIENIDSSDLPQPNSQVAFRPVVAVTADTNAVFETSVGVIHRINDRSQFVVHAERGHPRTASSEVSNLVSENLHAAVDLDVDQFENVFDAVEERRFGQTQTEYKEWAVERLQDYHTTTVSYTGDNNVTYTKTCEPNRSDISVQSIEPVYLPLVRHTTDLQEYSYPYEYFAAGPSRVTSEDGIHQCVHCGTNGANNAYTYCANCGSINCDSHIKTERLEGTPVCTGCAVTERFVFKTKYFYDEENRDAFREQYEAMPFHEKAMENTPLTVGAVVVTLLLVVSLLVSVGVL from the coding sequence ATGCCAGTTCTGGATGATCTCTCCGGTTTCGAGTTTGAGGACGTGATGGAGGACGTCTTCCGGAACCTCGGTTACGAGAACGTTCGGCAAGCAGAACGGACGGCTGACGAGGGGCGCGACATCCTCATGGAAGAGGTCGTTGACGGAACCCGTCGAGGGATCGTCGTTGAGTGTAAGCACACGGGGTCTGTCGGACGGCCGGTCGTGCAGAAACTTCACTCGGCGATTGCGACTTTCGAGTTCGATGGGCCGAAACGCGGAATGGTGGTGACGACTGGCCGATTCACAGATCCGGCTGTGGAGTACGCCGAGCGGCTTCAGCGGAACGATGATCCGTATCCAATCGAGCTTCTCGACGGTGTTGACCTCCGTGAGATTGCTGACGAGATCGGGCTTGACCTCTACAACGGTCGGATCGAAATCCTGTGCGACGAAACACTTCGGCCGTACGACCCAGCGACGTCAGTGACTGCGCCCGTCAAAGAGGCGTTCCAAGACATCGAAAACATCGATTCATCGGACCTTCCGCAGCCGAATTCACAAGTTGCATTCCGCCCAGTTGTCGCTGTGACGGCGGACACGAACGCAGTCTTCGAGACGTCGGTTGGCGTGATTCACCGGATCAACGACCGGTCCCAGTTCGTCGTCCACGCTGAACGCGGTCACCCCCGAACTGCATCGAGTGAAGTCTCGAACCTCGTGTCGGAGAACCTGCATGCGGCAGTTGACCTCGATGTGGATCAATTCGAGAACGTGTTTGATGCGGTTGAGGAGCGACGATTCGGGCAAACCCAGACCGAGTACAAGGAATGGGCAGTCGAACGACTCCAAGACTATCACACGACGACCGTCTCCTATACAGGAGACAATAACGTCACGTACACGAAGACGTGCGAACCGAACCGTTCCGACATCTCGGTGCAGTCAATCGAACCGGTGTATCTTCCACTCGTTCGTCACACGACTGACCTGCAGGAGTACTCGTATCCGTACGAGTATTTCGCCGCGGGGCCGTCACGCGTGACGAGCGAAGACGGCATCCATCAATGCGTCCACTGCGGCACGAACGGTGCCAACAACGCCTATACGTACTGTGCGAACTGCGGAAGCATCAACTGTGATTCACACATCAAGACCGAGCGACTGGAGGGAACACCGGTCTGTACCGGGTGCGCTGTAACCGAGCGCTTTGTGTTCAAGACCAAGTACTTCTACGACGAGGAAAACCGGGATGCGTTCCGAGAACAGTACGAAGCAATGCCGTTCCACGAGAAGGCCATGGAGAACACGCCGCTCACTGTCGGTGCGGTCGTCGTGACGCTGCTCCTCGTCGTCAGCCTCCTAGTTAGCGTCGGAGTGCTGTAG
- a CDS encoding TraB/GumN family protein, protein MTGAITRYDPDVVAIETSAEGISQYHPDVRDARWPPRDELEAAAFATDHLYDLLIAGIDTQDYETAVDFEQLDREIFTALGQIDSEDQLRRTTYYELDLQTIRQWRDLTKQRAPDAFQTVISDRDAVMAGHLTALTNHDDIDTVVAAVGVQHLTGVLDLLRAPSKIPDDIVEVPPLAHYRLFPRESPYSNA, encoded by the coding sequence GTGACTGGCGCGATCACGCGATACGACCCGGACGTTGTCGCTATTGAAACGTCTGCGGAGGGGATCAGTCAGTACCACCCAGACGTTCGAGACGCGCGGTGGCCGCCGCGAGACGAACTCGAAGCCGCCGCGTTCGCAACGGATCACCTCTACGATCTGTTAATCGCCGGCATCGATACGCAGGACTACGAGACGGCAGTGGACTTCGAACAGCTGGATCGGGAGATCTTCACTGCACTCGGGCAGATCGACTCAGAAGACCAGTTGAGGCGGACGACGTACTACGAGTTAGACCTCCAGACGATCCGGCAGTGGCGCGACCTGACGAAGCAGCGAGCCCCTGACGCCTTCCAAACTGTTATCTCAGATCGTGACGCAGTGATGGCGGGTCACCTCACCGCACTCACTAACCACGACGACATCGACACAGTCGTCGCGGCTGTCGGCGTCCAGCATCTCACTGGCGTACTGGATCTGCTACGTGCGCCGTCGAAGATCCCCGACGACATCGTCGAGGTCCCACCGCTTGCGCATTACCGGTTATTCCCGCGAGAATCACCGTACTCGAACGCATAA